The following is a genomic window from Aliidongia dinghuensis.
CGGCCGCGCAATGGGTCGCCGTGCAGCAGGCGAATTCCTTGAAGATGAGGCCCGGTTTCAGGATCTGCCACGGCGCGCCCCAATCGGCGACTGCCCGTTCCGGCGCCTCGGCACCGGCGCCGAACACGGACAGGAAATCGATCGGCCCGTCGAGGATGCCGGCGGTCCCGGCGAGCCCGGCTTCGGCCAAAAGTGCTGCGGTCAGGCCGGCGCGCGCCGCGAGCCCGGCGTGGAGCGGCTTCGCATCTGTGCCGAATTGGGCGCGCAGGCCGGCCGACTGGGTCGCTGCCAAGCCCAGCGCCACGGCGATGCGCTGCTCGCCCAGGCCGAGCAGCCGGGCGGCCGCCGCGGCCGCGGCGATGGTGCCGAGCGTCGCCGTGCTGTGGAATCCCAACTCGTAGTGCCGGCTGCCGAGCGCCAGGCCCAGCCGCGCCATGGTTTCGAGCCCGACCAGATAGGCCGCGAGGAAGTCGGTGGCACTGGCGTTCGTCCGGGGGACGATCGCCAGCAGCGCCGGCAGGATCACCGTGCTGGGGTGCCCGCGCACGCTCGCGTGTACGTCGTCATAGTCGAGCGCGTGGCCGGCATGGCCGTTGACCAGCGCCGCCGTCGCGGCGTCGACGCGCTCCGGCCGGCCGATCAGCGCGGCCTCGCCCTGGCCCGCCAGCGGCGCGAAGGTGCGCCAGACGGTTGCCGTGCCGGCATCGCAGGCGCCGGGGAAGGCGCAGGCGAGGAAGTCGAGCACGGCGTCGCGCGCTGCCTCGGTCGCCTCGACCGAGGCAGTCGGATCGGCAGTCGCAATGAGCCGCGCCAAGCGGGCAGTGAGGGTCATGGGCGGGGTGCTTTCGTTCGCGACGGCTGGTGCCGGCATCGCGCCGGCGTCCAGCTCCTTGATGCCCAGCCCTTTGATAAAGGCGCGGGTGCGCGGGCTGGCAGGGTTGTGGAAGATCGAGCGTGCCGAGCCGCGCTCGACGATTTCGCCATGCTCGGTGAAGACGATCTCGTGACTCACCTCCTCCGCGAAACGCATCTCGTGGGTGACGAGGATACAGGTCAGGCCGTCCTTGACCAGATCCCGGATGACCGCCAGCACCTCGCCCACCGTTTCCGGATCGAGCGCCGACGTCACCTCATCGAACAGCACGAGCTCCGGCCGCATGGCGAGCGCCCGGGCGATGGCGACGCGCTGCTGCTGGCCGCCCGAAAGCTGGCCCGGATAGGCGTGTTCCTTGCCGGTGAGCCGCACACGGTCGATGAGCGCGCGGGCTCGTGCCTCGGCGTCGGCCTT
Proteins encoded in this region:
- a CDS encoding MmgE/PrpD family protein — translated: MSQAAAVDAPLVSLEDVHLSYGAHKILNGITLDVRRGAVVSIIGPSGSGKSTILRTINGLAVPERGRIFVGETAVHGLKTEAERVALRKRIGFVFQQYNLFPHLSVLDNITIAPVRILGERKADAEARARALIDRVRLTGKEHAYPGQLSGGQQQRVAIARALAMRPELVLFDEVTSALDPETVGEVLAVIRDLVKDGLTCILVTHEMRFAEEVSHEIVFTEHGEIVERGSARSIFHNPASPRTRAFIKGLGIKELDAGAMPAPAVANESTPPMTLTARLARLIATADPTASVEATEAARDAVLDFLACAFPGACDAGTATVWRTFAPLAGQGEAALIGRPERVDAATAALVNGHAGHALDYDDVHASVRGHPSTVILPALLAIVPRTNASATDFLAAYLVGLETMARLGLALGSRHYELGFHSTATLGTIAAAAAAARLLGLGEQRIAVALGLAATQSAGLRAQFGTDAKPLHAGLAARAGLTAALLAEAGLAGTAGILDGPIDFLSVFGAGAEAPERAVADWGAPWQILKPGLIFKEFACCTATHCAAEATLDLLAEAPIDVPAIERITVTFPPGGDAALTVREPTTGVDGRFSVEYVVASALIDGKLGVETFDDQPVRPDVQALLARVERRHDETAPRMSNDPATRFSVVEIDLTDGTRRVRRVASIRGAQDLRAKFRDAVGGDPALERLPDLVRTMRSTDDLRTLISLLNTVPSL